A region from the Pirellulales bacterium genome encodes:
- a CDS encoding DoxX family protein: MATVNKKLMWAGWVVSGLVTLLMLFSASGKLTASEELTKDFVEKHGYPATVLVPLAITELVCVVLYVVPQTAVLGAILLTGYLGGAVATHVRAQENFAPAVIAGVLVWLALYLREPRVRALAPLRQVTPPVA; this comes from the coding sequence ATGGCGACCGTGAACAAGAAATTGATGTGGGCCGGCTGGGTGGTTTCCGGCCTGGTGACGCTGCTAATGCTGTTTAGCGCCTCGGGCAAGCTGACTGCTTCGGAGGAACTGACCAAGGACTTTGTCGAGAAGCACGGTTACCCGGCGACCGTGCTAGTTCCGCTGGCCATTACCGAACTGGTTTGCGTGGTGTTGTACGTCGTGCCGCAAACCGCGGTCCTGGGGGCGATTTTGCTTACCGGATATCTGGGAGGCGCGGTGGCGACGCACGTCCGCGCCCAAGAAAACTTCGCACCGGCCGTGATTGCCGGCGTGTTGGTGTGGCTAGCGCTTTACCTGCGCGAGCCACGTGTTCGCGCCCTGGCGCCGCTGCGGCAGGTAACGCCCCCCGTTGCATGA